From a single Hippoglossus stenolepis isolate QCI-W04-F060 chromosome 2, HSTE1.2, whole genome shotgun sequence genomic region:
- the LOC118115566 gene encoding platelet-derived growth factor subunit A: MRAEVFHLLAGCLCLLRAAAEESPLPRELLERLSRSDIRSISDLQRLLELDSVENEVIEETKHIYHKDFSHSFLDLKSAHTHTRHRRSTVVEEALPAGCKVRTTIYEIPRSQVDPTSANFIIWPPCVEVKRCTGCCNTSNMRCQAARKHHRTVKVAKVEYVRKRPKLREVQVKLEDHLDCMCTNKRHISQNSDTDNGIR; the protein is encoded by the exons atgagagccGAGGTTTTCCACCTCCTCGCCGGCTGCCTCTGCCTGTTACGCGCCGCTGCTGAG GAGTCTCCTCTCCCCCGGGAGCTGTTGGAGCGGCTCTCCCGCAGCGACATCCGCAGCATCAGCGACCTCCAGCGGCTGCTCGAGTTAGACTCCGTAG AGAACGAGGTGATCGAGGAGACCAAACACATCTACCACAAGGACTTCTCCCACAGCTTCCTCGACCTGAAgagtgcacacacgcacaccagaCACAGGCGGAGCACtg TGGTGGAAGAGGCCTTGCCAGCGGGCTGCAAAGTGCGGACGACGATCTATGAGATCCCCCGGAGCCAGGTGGACCCCACGTCGGCCAACTTCATCATCTGGCCGCCCTGCGTGGAGGTGAAACGCTGCACCGGCTGCTGCAACACCAGCAACATGAGGTGTCAGGCAGCTCGCAAGCACCACCGCACGGTCAAG gtagCGAAGGTGGAGTATGTGCGGAAGCGCCCGAAGTTGAGGGAGGTGCAGGTGAAGCTGGAGGATCATCTGGACTGTATGTGCACCAACAAACGCCACATCAGCCAAAACTCAGACACAGACAACG GCATCAGGTGA